A single region of the Thunnus maccoyii chromosome 10, fThuMac1.1, whole genome shotgun sequence genome encodes:
- the LOC121905311 gene encoding chemokine-like receptor 1: MGTDNITVSEQATEDMTVRIVCTASVVIYCVIFVVGTVGNGLVVYVTGFRMKTTVNSVWFLNLALADFLFTAFLIFSIIAVSKGHHWQFGLVMCKLNSFVVVVNMFASVFLLTAISLDRCLSTCVVVWAQNKRTVRKAQLICAAIWLMAIVCSTPYATFRTLLDGGGGKIYCAYPVITDTQKWILGIFRFVMAFLIPFLVITACYVAIGVRARRLQRTRQRRSRRIIISVILAFFFCWLPFHVFSLIELNTNNQEHIRIIKIGGTLSLSLAFLNSCLNPILYVFMCDEFQKKLKQSICLVLESALAEDHLSFMSSRSLSSHLSRISRKSDSSLPVERKGTLTSLSFTEGRIVNTEERETLSTE; this comes from the exons ATGGGGACTG ATAACATCACTGTATCTGAACAAGCTACGGAGGATATGACTGTCAGAATTGTGTGTACAGCCTCTGTAGTCATCTACTGTGTGATCTTCGTGGTTGGGACGGTTGGCAATGGTCTGGTCGTCTACGTGACAGGCTTCAGGATGAAGACAACAGTCAACTCTGTTTGGTTCCTCAACTTGGCACTGGCTGACTTCCTTTTTACGGCCTTCCTGATTTTCTCAATCATTGCTGTCTCTAAAGGTCACCACTGGCAATTTGGACTTGTCATGTGCAAGCTCAACAGCTTTGTGGTTGTTGTCAATATGTTTGCCAGCGTCTTTCTTCTGACTGCCATAAGTCTGGATCGTTGCCTGTCCACCTGTGTGGTGGTTTGGGCACAAAATAAGCGTACTGTTCGCAAAGCTCAGCTCATATGTGCTGCTATCTGGTTGATGGCTATAGTCTGCAGCACCCCTTATGCCACTTTTCGCACCCTTTTAGATGGGGGCGGGGGGAAGATTTACTGTGCTTATCCTGTAATAACCGACACACAAAAATGGATTCTTGGCATTTTTCGTTTTGTTATGGCCTTCCTCATCCCATTCCTGGTAATAACGGCCTGTTATGTGGCCATAGGTGTTCGTGCAAGACGCCTGCAGAGGACAAGGCAACGTAGATCTCGCCGAATCATTATCTCTGTCATTCTTGCATTCTTCTTCTGCTGGTTgccctttcatgttttttctcttataGAATTAAACACTAATAACCAAGAACACATCCGCATCATAAAAATTGGAGGTACTTTGTCTCTGAGTCTGGCTTTTCTGAACAGCTGCCTGAACCCCATTCTctatgttttcatgtgtgatgaATTCCAGAAGAAGCTTAAGCAGTCTATATGCCTTGTCCTTGAGAGTGCCCTGGCAGAGGATCACCTGTCATTTATGTCATCTCGCTCCCTTTCATCACACTTGTCACGGATTTCCCGGAAGTCTGACTCTTCCTTACCCGTGGAGAGGAAGGGCACACTCACTTCCTTATCCTTCACAGAAGGCAGAATCGTCaacactgaggagagagagacactgagcaCTGAATAG